In the Flavobacterium sp. J372 genome, one interval contains:
- a CDS encoding DUF4175 family protein, translating into MEAKNTIYLKLEGFIKKYYTNELIRGSILFLAIGLMYFIFTLLVEYFLWLPSNGRTALFWLFIAVEAFLLLRFILFPIFKLFKLQKGIGYEEASSIIGNHFSEISDKLTNFLQLSGQSQHSELLAASIEQKANTLQPIPFTNAVNFKKNMKYVPYAAVPLLLILFFLISGNGSVISSSFTRVVNYEKHYAPPAPFEFVVLNNSLIAQQETDFVLEVKTQGRIVPENATITIGEENYFLEPVSPGVFRYRFEKPTKDIAFTLQANSVTSRPYELNVVAVPTIANFEMTLQFPGYLGKKAEVVRGTGNAVVPEGTKVTWKVNALATNSIEWVSNGSVSAFNANENVFSYSKNITQNTEYQVLTSNSKVKHHEKLQYQITTIKDQYPTISVSAAPDSLKLKREIMLGEVSDDYGLTKLQVVYYPKDNPNAAKRGTLPVKKDAVDRFYYTFPNGLNLQGGVAYEYYFEVFDNDAAHGYKSARSSVFSHRELTQDEQQEQVLQDQNSNINNLEKSIKNQDKQLQELDKLQKMGKEKTNLDFKDQKKVQDFINRQKQQDEMMKEFSKKLQDNLEQFNPEKKDEMKEELMKRLEKNEKEAEKNQKLLDELKELTNKLKEEELFDKIDQFKQKAKNQTKSLEQLVELTKRFYVEKKAEQIADKLNKLGDKEDKLSESKENNAQKQDEINKEFDKLQEEMRELEKQNEELKKPMDIPADKQEEQKIEEDMQKASEELQKQNADKDQKAQKAKPKQKSAAQKMKKMGQKMMEMMAGGEMEQLQEDVKMLRQILDNLLAYSFSQEDVMDNFKSSNGRTAAYGSYLKRQQDLKQQFRHVDDSLFAMSLRNPKIGDEITKEVGNVHYYVDKALADLAENIVNRGVSNQQYAITSANKLADFLSDALNNMQNQLQMQSSGGGKPKPGQGQGEGMQLPDIIKKQEGLAEKMQKGMKKGGKEGGEEPDKQGKDGEKGDKGGKKGGQEGENGEGGEGEAGELLEIYKEQQRLREQLQKALEKQGMGGNGQNALKQMKDIEKQLLNKGFKNETLQRMQNLKHELLKLDRAIQQQGEENKRQSQTNKKEFNNTNNQLPEALKEYLNSVEILNRQALPLRPNFNQRVQTYFKKND; encoded by the coding sequence TTGGAAGCGAAAAACACCATATACCTGAAGCTTGAGGGCTTCATCAAAAAATACTATACGAACGAGCTTATCCGCGGGAGTATACTTTTCCTCGCGATAGGCCTCATGTACTTTATATTTACGTTGCTGGTTGAATATTTCCTGTGGCTGCCAAGTAATGGTCGTACCGCCTTGTTCTGGCTTTTTATTGCAGTGGAAGCCTTTCTGCTGCTTCGGTTCATTCTGTTCCCGATATTTAAGCTCTTCAAATTGCAGAAAGGTATTGGGTATGAAGAAGCCTCGTCAATCATTGGCAATCACTTCTCAGAAATCAGCGATAAGCTGACCAATTTCCTTCAACTGTCCGGACAAAGCCAACATAGCGAATTACTGGCGGCTTCCATCGAGCAAAAAGCAAATACCCTGCAGCCGATACCTTTTACCAATGCGGTGAACTTTAAAAAGAACATGAAGTATGTGCCGTATGCGGCTGTGCCTTTGCTGTTGATATTATTTTTCCTGATAAGCGGAAACGGGTCGGTTATTTCATCAAGCTTTACCCGTGTGGTGAATTATGAGAAGCATTACGCGCCACCGGCACCGTTTGAGTTTGTGGTATTGAATAATTCTCTCATTGCCCAACAGGAAACCGACTTTGTACTGGAAGTAAAAACGCAGGGAAGGATAGTCCCCGAGAATGCCACGATTACCATTGGCGAAGAGAACTATTTCCTTGAGCCTGTGAGTCCGGGTGTTTTCCGTTATCGTTTTGAAAAGCCAACCAAAGATATTGCCTTTACACTCCAGGCAAATAGTGTAACATCCCGCCCGTACGAACTGAATGTTGTGGCCGTGCCTACCATCGCTAATTTTGAAATGACACTGCAATTCCCTGGCTACCTCGGCAAGAAGGCTGAAGTTGTTCGTGGAACTGGAAACGCTGTCGTACCGGAAGGCACTAAAGTAACCTGGAAGGTAAATGCCCTCGCTACAAATAGCATCGAGTGGGTGTCAAATGGCAGTGTTTCAGCATTTAATGCGAATGAAAATGTCTTCAGCTATAGTAAAAATATTACTCAAAATACAGAATACCAGGTTCTTACATCAAATAGTAAAGTAAAACACCATGAAAAGCTGCAATACCAGATCACAACTATCAAAGATCAGTACCCTACAATATCTGTTTCCGCGGCGCCCGACAGCCTGAAGCTGAAGCGTGAGATAATGCTGGGCGAGGTGAGCGATGATTACGGGCTTACAAAACTGCAGGTAGTGTATTACCCTAAGGATAATCCGAACGCTGCCAAACGTGGAACACTGCCGGTTAAAAAAGACGCGGTGGACAGGTTTTATTACACCTTCCCCAACGGGCTCAACCTGCAGGGAGGCGTAGCCTATGAATATTACTTTGAAGTGTTTGACAATGACGCGGCACATGGGTATAAGAGTGCAAGGTCATCGGTTTTCTCTCACAGGGAGCTAACACAGGACGAGCAGCAGGAACAGGTGCTTCAGGACCAGAACAGCAACATCAACAACCTGGAGAAATCTATTAAGAACCAGGACAAACAACTTCAGGAACTCGACAAGCTGCAGAAAATGGGTAAGGAGAAAACCAACCTCGACTTTAAAGACCAAAAGAAAGTTCAGGATTTCATTAACCGCCAAAAACAGCAGGATGAGATGATGAAGGAGTTCTCAAAGAAGCTTCAGGATAACCTGGAGCAATTCAATCCTGAAAAGAAAGACGAGATGAAGGAGGAGCTGATGAAGCGCCTTGAGAAGAATGAGAAGGAAGCTGAAAAGAACCAAAAACTGCTGGACGAGCTGAAAGAACTTACTAATAAACTTAAAGAGGAGGAACTGTTTGACAAGATTGACCAGTTTAAGCAAAAGGCAAAGAACCAAACTAAGAGCCTTGAGCAGCTGGTAGAACTTACAAAACGTTTTTATGTTGAAAAGAAGGCGGAGCAGATTGCCGACAAGCTTAATAAGCTTGGCGACAAGGAAGACAAGCTCAGCGAAAGTAAAGAAAACAATGCGCAAAAGCAGGACGAGATAAATAAGGAGTTTGACAAACTTCAGGAAGAAATGCGCGAACTGGAGAAACAGAACGAGGAACTTAAGAAGCCGATGGATATACCTGCCGATAAGCAGGAGGAGCAAAAGATTGAGGAGGATATGCAGAAAGCTTCGGAAGAACTCCAAAAGCAGAATGCAGATAAAGACCAGAAGGCACAGAAAGCCAAACCTAAGCAAAAGTCAGCTGCCCAGAAAATGAAAAAAATGGGCCAGAAGATGATGGAGATGATGGCAGGGGGCGAGATGGAGCAGTTGCAGGAAGATGTAAAAATGCTTCGTCAGATACTGGATAACCTGCTGGCATATTCGTTCTCACAGGAAGATGTTATGGATAACTTCAAATCGTCAAACGGGCGTACTGCGGCGTATGGTTCTTACCTAAAAAGGCAGCAGGATTTAAAGCAGCAGTTCCGCCATGTGGATGACAGCCTGTTTGCAATGTCGCTGCGCAACCCAAAAATCGGCGATGAGATAACCAAAGAGGTCGGCAATGTGCATTATTACGTAGACAAAGCGTTGGCTGACCTTGCCGAGAATATTGTTAATCGCGGTGTAAGTAACCAGCAGTATGCCATTACATCAGCCAACAAGCTTGCCGACTTTTTAAGTGATGCGCTCAACAATATGCAGAACCAGCTGCAGATGCAGAGTTCCGGTGGCGGTAAACCTAAGCCGGGACAAGGACAGGGTGAAGGCATGCAGTTGCCTGATATAATTAAGAAACAGGAAGGCCTTGCTGAAAAGATGCAAAAAGGCATGAAAAAAGGAGGTAAAGAAGGTGGCGAAGAACCCGACAAGCAAGGTAAAGACGGTGAGAAGGGCGATAAAGGCGGTAAAAAAGGCGGACAGGAAGGTGAAAATGGTGAGGGTGGCGAAGGTGAGGCAGGAGAGTTACTGGAGATTTATAAGGAACAGCAACGCCTGCGCGAGCAGTTGCAAAAAGCGCTTGAGAAGCAGGGCATGGGCGGCAATGGGCAGAATGCCTTAAAGCAAATGAAAGATATAGAAAAGCAATTGCTGAATAAAGGCTTTAAAAATGAGACGCTGCAACGCATGCAAAACCTAAAGCATGAGCTATTAAAGCTTGACCGCGCCATACAGCAGCAGGGCGAAGAGAACAAGCGCCAGAGCCAGACCAACAAAAAAGAGTTTAATAATACGAATAATCAACTGCCTGAGGCGCTGAAAGAATATTTGAATAGTGTTGAAATATTAAACAGGCAAGCACTACCTTTGCGCCCTAATTTTAACCAGAGGGTGCAAACCTACTTTAAGAAGAATGATTAG